The window ATTAATTGGATGCCTTTCTTTGTCCTTCATGGTGATATTCCCTATACTATTCTCTTTCCTTCTAAGTCTTTGTTTCCTATTGAACCTAGGATATTTGGTAGTACATATTTTGTTTGTGATGTTTATCCTCAGGTCACCAAATTAGATCTAAAATCTCTCAAGTGTGTTTTCCTTGGGTATTCTGGTCTTCAGAAAGGTTACAGATGTTAATCTCCTACTCTTAACCGATATCTTGTTTCTGTAGATGTCACTTTCCTTGAAaatactcttttcttttcctcatcTTCTAGTTATGATAGTCAAGGGGAGGAAGATGATCTACTAGTTTATACTGTAACCCATTTTGTCAGTACCACAGATATTCTTGCACTTGATTCTGCACCTGCTCGACCACCTATTGTCCAAGTCTATTTTAGATGACCAGAGACTTAGACCACATGCCTTTTACCAGTTTCTTTGTTGTCAGATCCAGTCTCTAGTGATCATGATCCTAGTCTTCTTCTCCCTATTGCTCTTCGTAAAGGTAAACGTCAGTGTACTTATcctatttcatattttatttcttatgatcacttgtcttcttcttctagtTTGTTTGTTGCATGCTTAGATTCTGTTTCaattcctaaaattgttcatGAAGCCTTGTCCCATCTTGGCTAGCGTGCTGCTATGGTAGAGGAGATAGTGGCTTTAGATAGTAATGGTACTTGGGATTTGGTAGATTTGCTTGTTGGGAAGAAAGCTATTGGGTGCAAATGGGTGTTTGCTGTGAAGGTAAAACCTGATGGATCAGTGGCTCGCCTTAAAGCCCGTCTTGTTGCTAAAGGGTATGCCCAGACTTATggtgttgattattttgatacttTCTCTCTAGTAGCTAAACTTACCTCTGTTCGTTTATTCATGTCTATGGCGGCTACCTATGATTGGCCTTTACATCAATTAGATATCAAGAATGCTTTTTTACATGGTGACCTTCAGGAGGAAGTGTATATGGAGCAACCACCTGAGTTTGTTACTTAGGGGGAATATGGAAAAGTCTATCATCTTCGAAAATCTTTGTATGGCCTAAAACAAAGCCTTCGTGCCTGGTTTGACAAATTCAGTGAGCCAGTTCAGGAGCTTGGGATGAAGAAGAGTAAGTGTGATCACTCAGTGTTTTATAGACAGTCCGAGGTAGGCATAATCTTACTATTAgtgtatgttgatgatattgtCATTACTGGGAGTGACACTGCAAGTATTCAATCTCTCAAATCCTTTCTTCATATGCAGTTTCAGACAAAAGATTTGGGGTTGTTGAAGTATTTTTTGGGTGTTGAGGTGACAAGGAGTAAGAAAGGTATATTCTTATCTCAAAGAAAATATGTTCTTGACTTGTTGACTAAGACAGGAAAATTGGGTGCTAAGCCGTGTAATGCACCAATGACTCCTAATTTGCAACTTACGAAAGAAGATGGTGAATTGTTTGAAGACCTTGAAAAGCATAAAAGGCTGGTTGGAAAATTGAATTATCTTACAGTGACTCATCTTGATATTGCATATTCTGTTAACGTTGTTAGTCAGTTTATGTCTGCTCCAACAATTAACCATTGGGCAgctttggaacaaatcaaatgtTATTTGAAAGGGACTTCAAGATGTGGTCTATTTTATGGAAATCATGGACACGCTAATATTGAATGTTTTTTAGATGCAGATTGGACAAGTTCTAAGAGTGATAGGAGATCCACTACGGGATATTGTGTTTTTATTGGAGGAAATCTAGTTTCATGGAAAAGTAAGAAGCATAATGTAATATCTCGGTCTAGTGCAGAATTAGAATATAGAGCTATGGCACAAACTGTGTGTGAGGTAGTATGGATGTATCAACTATTAAGTGATGTTGGTCTTAAGTCTTCTTTGCCGGTAAAGCTGTGGTGTAATAATCAAGCTACTCTCCATATTGCATCCAATCCCGTGTTTCATGAACAAACTAAGCATATTGAAATTGATTGTCATTTTGTTTGTGAAAAGATTCAGCGAAAATTCATCTCTACAGGATATGTTAAAATTGAAGACCAACTAGGAGATATCTTCACAAAAGCGTTAAATGGACCTCAAGTTGATTATATTTGTAGCAAGCTGGGCATGATTAACATCTATGCTCCAGCTTGAGGGGGAGTGTTATAGAATAGGAAATGtgtaaatattcttttattaataaacGTGATTATAGAAATTAGAAATCATCATAATTATAGGGATTGAGAATCATCATAATTATAGGGATTGAGAATTATCATAATTATagggattttattttctttattattttcctatTTTAGAGATGTTTAAGCtgtatatataaatgatgTATTATGAATGAAATATGCTGAGTTTTCTCTTCCTAAATAACAGTTCCCAAACATCAAAAGACATTTGTTTACTaaattggaaataaaaaaatatagtttATGCATTTTATTACAGCAAAAAGAATTGTAGGTACTAATTGTCTTTGCAATACTACAAGGTAAAGAAAAAAGCTTTAGCAAAAATTTCAAGACTTGTGAAGAAGGATGTCCAAGCCTTCGATGTCAAGTAGAGATGTCAGTTTTGAGACCCAGGAAGGAAAGAGTAGAAGGTTTGATGAGAGGTTCTTTATcttgaaatgaataaactcAATTCCTATTCAAGTCTTGTGCAAATGGCTTTTTAGTGTAAAGATCCTTtgccaagaaagaaaaaggaaaaaattcaaTAGAAACTTGATTAGAATTagtaaattttgatattaataTGAGATTGGACTGTACCTATGGaacaaaaagaatataatttaaaGAGAAAGAATGAGATGAGGTTGTAATAGAGATTGAACTAGTATGGGAGATAGACATACCAGTACCATCATCAATGTATAGTGAATCAGAGCCACCATATTTCATAGAGAAATCCAAATTGTGTAATTTGTTGGTGACATGATGAGAGGCACTAGAATCCACTAGCCAATTTGTTGAGTTTTCAGTGCCAACATGATTGGCTTGAGGAGTAGGTTGTCAAGGCCTAAGTTTGAAGTAGTTCTTGGCAAAATGACTTGGTTTGTCACAAAATTGACACACAACTCTAGAAATGggtataaaataacaaataacaTATTGACTAATGACAATTAGTTAATCATTAGTCCTAAGAGcgtatttaactcaaaataaaaatataaaagtttatttaattaaaaaaaatataggggcttaattaaacgtaataaaaaaattaatatttatttaaattgttctaaataatttaaaaactttttttatgtattttaccacacacacacacacacatatatacatatatatatatatatatatatatatatatatatatatatatatattgtgttcTAGagctttcttattttttgacCAAGCCAATTGTTAGAACTTCAACCAAATTCTAGCTTTTTGCAAAGTGAGAAGGTGAAAATTTATCCCTCTcgtctaattttttttgtctttatttAACTTTCATGCATATTGCAgacaaaaatgtttttaatctaattatagtttatattaaaattttaaaatcttttttaatattaatgtttaaggatttttaatgtaaaaaaggaactatgaaaaataaatttaatacatgaaaaaaaataagagtcTGAGatgtacaaaaataataagtgtggatttgatttgagatatctaaaaaggaaaagaaaagatgaaaaaaagaaCAGGAGGTGTATGATCGAAGAAAAGTATGTTTCCTTAAGTGATCTAAAGATGGATGTAGAGCTCTTTAGtgcataaaaaagaaaatagtgcTGGGacaaatattatatcattctATATTGATATTGTTGATATAGTCTCAAAGGACTTGACGAATGCAGATAAGGGTCAAGGTTTCTTCCCTTTGTACACATTCTGCCTGCCTTAATTTGACTGACCAGTTATCATTGATTGCTGGAAAGGCTTTCATGGCCATTTTAGACGGTTGTTAACCAAGTCTTTTCAACTTATTGCATTTGTTTGCACAAGCtttcaaattttgttaaaGGCTGAAAGCTATGGTTATCTGTGTTGTAGTTctcaactttttttcttttttctctttccgAATGttgggttttctttctttcatacCTGTGCTGCGTTCACGTGTAGCACACATATCTTTCtttgtatgaattatattcttttttgattcataaattttaatttcatagcTTGCAACCTTTTCAGCAAATCAAGAACAATGTAGTCAAgagaatttaataatttttttccttttaattatGATTTCATATTAATTAGACAATTAATGTCGAAGGGGACATCCCCACAGTTAAGAATCctaagattttaattttaatagctTTAAAGTCTGAATTTATTGAGAAAAGTGGggtaaaattatttaagagaTAGAGAAGAGTTACTTCTTATTATGTAGCCCAagattgaattatatatatttgtacatGTATCATAAAGAATTAGAcaattaataattgaaaaataaattaaacaaataccCTATGGTAagttgaattaaaaaattgatgatgTATCTTGTCATAGATTTGTGAATCTCCTTTGTATGAATGTACGAttttgtggtttttttttttttaatttctttcataCGATGTTTATTGGCCTTGGCCTTGGATATCTTGCTTTTTCCCTTAAGTTGTCTGTATTTTCTTCAcgctttttttaattttcaaacaCTCAGCTGCTTTTGTGGAATTGCTTTCCCATTCTACTTTTAATGTTGCAAATGCTGCTTCGCATGAAAATCATATGGGTTGAGCTATTCTCTATTAGTACTTTGACCATATACTTTTTAGTGTATATACTCATTATTTCCATTCACACTTTCGAAATTCATCAGtcattaaatataaaacccacatatgtaaataataaTGGTCACAAAAATAATGGAGGGGTGATGAACTCAAATTATTCATTTGCTACACAttccttgcttgaattctCATAATTAGTTGAGATCccctatatattttttttaataataactttttaatGTATTTGTCATCATCGTTCACCTATGTGGGATTTAGTCATTGATTGCTACACATTTCCTGGATGGAAGGTGAATCCAAATTATTCATTTTCGAAATGTATTTCCTTTTGTGATTGAACAATTTCATCTAATTTaaacaagagaaagaaagggttTCCATCAATTCTATCCTATCCTACGCGTCAAATCTACACATCTTGTTGTTTTTTAATTCTGCTCCAGTTAGAGAGataaacatcaagaaaaagaaaaggaagcgaaacaaaaaagggaaaaaggaaatggtaaggatacctaccaaaagagTGTTTGCACGCTTGTAAAAGAGCGTGTGGGAATAGGAATTTCTCGTACAGTGTTTTAGACAGTGATAGACGaaaaaaagattataaaataaaaataaaaaagaggtttgaagggaaaaaaaacaaatgagaAATTGAGTAGTGGAGGAGCAGATTCACAGACTGGTGGAAGCAGATGATGGGTTGGCTCAGAACTAAAGCCTCCTTTGAAACACATAAACAATTGAATAATATCTGACCCTACCCTTGTCAAATACCACTTGGCTatatttttgtaatgaaaagcTAGGCACTCTgtaaaatcaaatgaaaattaaaaaaagaagaacaaaaaattgGAAGAATATAACTATAGTTTTATGTGTGTTATGGAGCATCCctaattaactaactaaaGAAGAAGCCCTTTTCACTGTGTCACTTTCTTTACTTGATCCCAATGAGTTTCCAAGGCTTATCTGAACAGTTCCTCACTTCTAATATGcttgtttttcttaattttgattaaggGTTAATGCTCTTACTTCAAAGGTATTCTCTATTTGTCTCTGTTTAGACTATTTTCAGTTGAGACATTCCCTTTGATTAAAACCCATCTTGCCAAGTGCGTGATTCTTTAGGCATATTGGAAAACATGGAATTtaggtttttggttttttgcaAGCAGAGAAGATTTCGCCTCGGAATCTGACAAGTTCACTATAAGCAACAACACGTCTGTAGCTCTTTCATTTTATTAGTAATTCTGTCTAAGATAAACATAAGAAGGACTAATGCTTGACCTACTAGTTGTTACCTACCAAACAGAAGATTAAATTCAAAGTTGGACTCTCTTCACCCTCTCCACTTTCTCCAAAACATATCTAACAAGAAATCCTCGCTAGCACGATAATTTCTCTTATCTCTCTGTCTCTTCCTTTAAAGGGGGGGGAAAAATTGTACCAATGATGTAGTATTTATCAAAAACTATTAAAGTTGTCTACTCAAAGGACTCCACTTCAAAATTAGCCCGCTTCAAGGATCCAATGGCTTCAAATGCACTTGTACTCCATATTTCGGCTTTATAGTCATGACAACGACCGGAGCATGGCGATAACTTTCCGAAATTGTGAAGCTAAACCTTGAAATcaacatggctaatataatctTAGCTTCCATCACAGCAAAAGATTGGCCAACGCAATTCCGAGGGCCTGCAGCAAATGGTATGAAATGCCGACCAGAGGCAAATGGTCTTGAATTAAACCTCTCAGGTTTGAACTCATTTACATCCTTTCCCCATAATTCTTCACTATGATGTATTGCCAGCACCGGTATCCATATTGATAGTCCCTTAGGGATGAAGAGGTCACCTAACTTTATGTCTTCGAAAGCCATCCGGGGCAGGACTGTAGCTGGTGGATATAGTCTCAATGATTCATTTATAACCATGTGTAGCTGCAAAATCAAACGACACATTGATGTAAGTTTATCTCGTTTATGAGTAATTTTTCGAGTAAGGAAACTATCAATAACCTGGAGGCAGAGTAGTACTAACTAGCAAGCTTTGGTTAATGGAGGATGATTAAAGCTATTGATGCCCCTACTACATTAATTTATAACAACTAATATTTCTAAGGGAATGCGAAGTCCTTTGACTCCATTTTTGCTGATCAACAATATTCTAATAATTATCATTAGGCCAGCGAAGCGGCTACAAAGTTTAATAATTGGAGCTCTTTAGCTTTTCTTTTCAGCAATAAGAGTGCTGAAGGTATAAACTCTTGAAGTGGAGAGCCATGAACTATAAGCTGTTCAGTAGAACATATTGCAGGCTCCTGGTAGAGACTAGGAAACTTCATGTTATACCTTTGCTGGAGCCTTTTCAGACGGCTTTGTTATATAGAGAAGGTCCAATATTATTTTAGTatgattttgaattcaaaatgGAATATGCATGCTTTGGGAGTTTTCATAACCAAAGAAAATGGTTATTGCTATGACACAGCTAGAAGTAGCCAAGTAGGATCTGGTGTAGGTACAAATTAGCTTTGTCCAACAATAGCTAGTGGTGGAAGTCTTTTTAGAAAAATCTCCCTTCTATAACACCCCCCTCCGCCCCAAAAAAAACatgcaaataaaatcaaaattatcccCTCTTCCcaccaaaaaaacaaaagagggGGGTGGGGGGGTGAGAGGAGAAAAAGGGTTAAGAGGCTTTTTGGCTTACCAAAGTTAGTTTTGAGAGTTGATCAACAGAGGGAACCCCACCATTGCAGCCCTGTTTGACCTCAGCTCGAACTTTTTCCTGCCAAGCAGGGTTGCTGGCTAGTAACATGACAGTCCAGGTAAGTAACAGGGCCGTAGTTTCATGGCCGGCGAAAAAGAAAGTTTTGCATTCATCCATGATCAGCTGCAGGTTTAGGCTAAATTTGtcacttctcttcttttccatttcattaAGCAGCATACCTAATAAATCATTCCCATATGAACTGCTCCGACCGATCTCTACACAATCTCTTCGGCTTTGTATAATCTCCAATAGCAATCTATCTACCTCCATCTTCAGGGACTTTATTTCTCTGTTATATTTGGTTGGGAAGAACCTGtaataaattaatgaaaaattatatacatttttctttcctacTAGCTGGCAAAGAATCAGGGGTCTTTTCAAAGAACTAGAACTaacttgaaaatgatggacaaggacaaaaaaaaaaaaaagaaagaagaaatgttTAAAGCTGTACCATTGAAactttgagaaaaaaataagatgGAATCTTGTAAAGGtaattaaaacaagaaaacctgaCCACAGAAAGGGGATATATAGGCttatttttatccaaaaaaaaaagtccgGAAAATCCTTCCAGTGTCAATCGAACAAAAAACCACTCACCGGCTTCCTGGAAAGCACAGGTGCCTGCTTGCTTGAGCGCAAAGGTGTTGCAGAGATGTTAAAAGATGGAATATTTGCTTTCCTTTCTCGTAACT is drawn from Theobroma cacao cultivar B97-61/B2 chromosome 4, Criollo_cocoa_genome_V2, whole genome shotgun sequence and contains these coding sequences:
- the LOC18602063 gene encoding cytokinin hydroxylase; this translates as MAAVVVFLMTLLVLFISLVLKVVLDTISCYMLNPRRIRKIMAKQGVRGPKPRGITGNMIEMFNLTTQSTSKDMVSIDHDIVGRLLPHYVNWSKSYGKRFIYWHGIEPRMCLTETELIKELMTKFPLVTGKSWLQQQGSKHFTGRGLLMANGQDWYHQRHIAAPAFMGDKLKSYAGHMVECTKHTLQLLQNAVESGQREFEIGEYMARLTADIIARTEFDSSYEKGKQIFHLLTSLQHLCAQASRHLCFPGSRFFPTKYNREIKSLKMEVDRLLLEIIQSRRDCVEIGRSSSYGNDLLGMLLNEMEKKRSDKFSLNLQLIMDECKTFFFAGHETTALLLTWTVMLLASNPAWQEKVRAEVKQGCNGGVPSVDQLSKLTLLHMVINESLRLYPPATVLPRMAFEDIKLGDLFIPKGLSIWIPVLAIHHSEELWGKDVNEFKPERFNSRPFASGRHFIPFAAGPRNCVGQSFAVMEAKIILAMLISRFSFTISESYRHAPVVVMTIKPKYGVQVHLKPLDP